In Candidatus Babeliales bacterium, the following proteins share a genomic window:
- a CDS encoding leucyl aminopeptidase, protein MITFRFNENLVADTKAQGIAFFMPAGQSFSSELQETANRYFPAMEEYLKQIDFAGQKSKIATASISVDGHPKTIFCVGLGKINKKNHVDIEVLRRATASLIRAMQARKTVSCAIELPSSKLFGISDFDLAKNLIISSTMASYRFDEFFSDEKSRVNKNLTIDWSISKDAKKDELERGYKEGAIIGAAVNNTRHWVDMPPSQLTPTVLVSHAQDVAKDHNLKLTVFGEPEIRKMGMGGLEAVSIGSEQDCKLAILEYKTTKKDAPTIAFVGKGITFDSGGLSIKPAQSMETMKDDMAGAAAVIGAMSVIAQLKPEINIIGLVPTSENLPSGTATKPGDIIRFYNGKTAEVKNTDAEGRLILADALSYAVKHYKPDAMIDIATLTGACAYALGPFFTGLMSQHDELAEKIEKAAQTTGDRVWRLPMDDDFKPAVACDVADLCNSGSAKYRAGAITAAFFLQSFVDDIPWAHLDIAGSAFAVPDIAYFDKGATGAGLRLLVELAMNWN, encoded by the coding sequence ATGATTACATTTCGTTTTAATGAAAATTTGGTGGCAGATACCAAGGCACAAGGAATTGCATTCTTTATGCCAGCGGGCCAATCGTTTTCTAGTGAATTACAAGAAACGGCAAATCGCTACTTTCCAGCAATGGAAGAGTATTTGAAACAAATCGATTTTGCGGGCCAAAAAAGCAAAATCGCTACCGCTTCGATTTCGGTAGATGGTCATCCTAAAACAATTTTTTGTGTTGGTTTAGGAAAAATAAATAAAAAAAATCATGTCGATATAGAAGTTTTGCGTCGTGCAACGGCGTCTCTTATTCGTGCGATGCAAGCGCGAAAAACTGTGTCATGCGCAATTGAATTACCATCATCAAAGTTATTTGGGATTTCAGATTTTGATTTAGCGAAGAATCTTATCATAAGTTCAACGATGGCATCGTATCGTTTTGATGAGTTTTTTTCTGATGAAAAATCACGCGTCAACAAGAATCTGACCATTGATTGGTCGATTTCAAAAGATGCAAAAAAAGATGAACTTGAGCGTGGTTATAAAGAGGGAGCAATTATTGGAGCGGCCGTGAATAATACGCGTCATTGGGTTGATATGCCGCCTTCGCAATTAACGCCAACAGTGCTCGTGAGCCATGCGCAAGATGTTGCAAAAGATCATAATTTAAAGTTGACCGTTTTTGGTGAGCCTGAAATTAGAAAAATGGGAATGGGCGGATTAGAAGCTGTTTCTATAGGTTCTGAGCAAGATTGCAAATTAGCGATTCTTGAATACAAAACCACTAAAAAAGATGCTCCAACAATTGCATTCGTCGGAAAAGGAATCACGTTCGATTCTGGCGGCTTAAGCATTAAGCCAGCGCAAAGCATGGAAACAATGAAAGATGATATGGCTGGTGCGGCGGCAGTTATTGGCGCAATGAGCGTTATCGCGCAACTCAAGCCTGAAATAAATATTATCGGTTTGGTGCCCACATCTGAAAACTTGCCAAGCGGAACCGCGACAAAACCTGGAGATATTATTCGTTTTTATAACGGAAAAACGGCAGAAGTAAAAAATACTGATGCAGAAGGCCGTTTGATTTTAGCAGATGCGCTTTCTTATGCAGTCAAACATTATAAACCTGATGCGATGATCGATATTGCGACATTAACCGGTGCGTGCGCTTACGCTCTTGGCCCGTTCTTTACTGGCCTCATGAGCCAACATGATGAACTCGCAGAAAAAATTGAAAAAGCTGCTCAAACGACGGGCGATCGTGTATGGCGTTTGCCTATGGATGACGATTTCAAACCGGCAGTCGCATGCGACGTTGCAGATTTATGCAATAGCGGAAGTGCAAAATATCGTGCAGGCGCAATTACCGCTGCGTTTTTCTTGCAATCGTTCGTTGACGATATTCCTTGGGCACACCTTGATATTGCGGGTAGCGCATTTGCAGTTCCTGATATTGCTTATTTTGATAAAGGCGCGACTGGAGCTGGATTGCGTTTGCTTGTTGAGCTCGCGATGAACTGGAACTAA
- a CDS encoding DNA polymerase ligase N-terminal domain-containing protein, with the protein MASLLLITTLILETNNMKKIVIVLSGIIFINAQGCEGKMINKRKNKLITYQSKRNFSHTREPLNFKINKRKDKNLKFVIQKHAASHLHYDFRLEIDGVLVSWAVPKGIPTKKEKHLAIMTEDHPLDYATFEGTIPQGEYGGGTVMVWDIGTYKNIKMKNGKPVPINTALKNGQVEVNLDGKKLHGNYALIRYKDSDRNNQWLMIKMHDEPGTPRSKINQRSALTGRTMKQITKEEAS; encoded by the coding sequence ATGGCTTCATTACTACTCATAACAACGTTAATTTTAGAAACGAACAATATGAAAAAAATTGTAATAGTATTGAGCGGAATTATATTTATTAATGCGCAAGGATGCGAGGGTAAGATGATTAATAAAAGGAAAAACAAATTAATAACTTACCAATCCAAGCGAAATTTTTCGCACACGCGCGAACCACTCAATTTCAAAATAAATAAAAGGAAAGATAAAAATTTAAAATTTGTGATACAAAAGCACGCTGCATCGCATCTGCATTACGATTTTAGGTTAGAAATCGACGGAGTGCTCGTTTCATGGGCAGTTCCAAAAGGCATTCCAACAAAAAAAGAAAAACATTTAGCAATTATGACCGAAGACCATCCCCTGGATTATGCAACATTTGAAGGAACAATCCCGCAAGGGGAATATGGTGGCGGCACGGTCATGGTGTGGGATATTGGCACCTACAAAAATATAAAAATGAAAAACGGAAAACCGGTCCCAATCAACACAGCCTTAAAAAATGGACAAGTAGAAGTAAACCTCGACGGGAAAAAACTTCACGGCAATTATGCACTTATCCGCTATAAGGATTCAGATAGAAACAATCAATGGCTCATGATAAAAATGCATGATGAGCCCGGCACACCCCGCTCAAAAATTAATCAGCGCTCCGCACTAACTGGGCGAACCATGAAACAGATAACCAAGGAGGAAGCGTCATGA
- a CDS encoding MBL fold metallo-hydrolase translates to MKLTFLGTRGNIKIKSKRHLRHSSLLVESGTSKIMIDAGLDWKTKLKTINPDAIFITHAHPDHAGGLSPKTPCPVFTTPESWQEVKKYEIEECRLIMPGDPVLAGDLTIEAFEVMHSLKAPAVGFRISDDEHTIFYVPDVVKIKKEKKALEGVDLYIGDGAIIKRSLLVRKKNNTEVGHAPIIMQLQWCKKNKISRMIVTHCGTEITAMDPHEADEIIHELGDRVRVITMIAYDGLKIPL, encoded by the coding sequence ATGAAACTCACTTTTCTTGGAACGCGCGGCAACATAAAAATAAAATCGAAGCGGCATTTACGCCATTCTTCATTACTCGTAGAATCAGGTACATCAAAAATAATGATCGATGCCGGGCTTGACTGGAAAACAAAACTAAAAACTATTAATCCTGATGCAATTTTTATTACTCATGCACACCCAGATCATGCGGGAGGCCTATCGCCCAAAACGCCATGCCCTGTTTTTACCACGCCTGAAAGTTGGCAAGAAGTAAAAAAATATGAAATTGAAGAATGCCGCCTGATAATGCCAGGCGATCCTGTTTTAGCAGGAGATTTAACGATCGAAGCGTTTGAGGTAATGCATTCTTTAAAAGCTCCGGCAGTTGGTTTTCGCATTTCTGATGATGAACATACTATTTTTTATGTGCCTGATGTCGTCAAAATAAAGAAAGAAAAAAAAGCACTTGAAGGGGTGGATCTTTATATTGGTGATGGCGCAATTATTAAACGTTCGCTGCTTGTACGGAAAAAAAATAATACCGAGGTGGGGCATGCGCCCATAATTATGCAATTGCAATGGTGCAAGAAAAATAAAATTTCGCGCATGATCGTTACCCACTGCGGCACCGAAATTACTGCCATGGATCCGCATGAGGCTGATGAAATCATCCATGAATTAGGAGATCGAGTTCGGGTTATTACGATGATTGCGTATGATGGATTAAAAATACCGTTATGA
- the ligD gene encoding non-homologous end-joining DNA ligase: MSIKAGRYVVEISHPEKILFAPTKITKGDLINYYFDIADYMIPYMKDHPLTMVRYPNGIKHDGFYQKDSPEYFPQWIKRVSVKKQEGGVTHYVVCNNQATLIYLANQNCITPHLWLSKYDKLENPDRMIFDIDPSIKDFQVVKEAAWIVKKELDRLGLKSFVMTTGAHGLHVTVPLNRRATFDEVKEFARAIAEKIAEDNPKTITTELNIKKRGRRTFIDYLRNGFGATAVAPYAVRPIAGAPVATPLSWQELDKIKSAQQFTIKNIFKRLDSIKDPWKDFFKVRQSIKK; the protein is encoded by the coding sequence ATGAGTATTAAGGCGGGGCGGTATGTAGTTGAAATTTCACATCCTGAAAAAATTCTTTTTGCTCCAACAAAAATCACTAAAGGCGATTTAATTAACTATTATTTTGATATCGCCGATTACATGATTCCTTATATGAAAGATCATCCACTTACGATGGTGCGTTATCCAAACGGCATAAAACATGATGGTTTTTATCAAAAAGATTCCCCCGAATATTTTCCTCAGTGGATTAAGCGAGTTTCGGTAAAAAAACAAGAAGGGGGCGTAACGCATTATGTAGTGTGCAATAATCAAGCAACGCTTATTTATTTAGCAAATCAAAATTGCATAACCCCTCATTTATGGCTCAGTAAATACGATAAATTAGAAAATCCAGATCGTATGATTTTTGATATCGATCCATCCATCAAAGATTTTCAAGTGGTTAAAGAAGCTGCATGGATTGTCAAAAAAGAATTAGATCGTTTAGGATTAAAATCGTTCGTGATGACAACCGGCGCTCATGGATTGCATGTTACCGTTCCGCTCAATAGGCGGGCAACTTTTGACGAAGTAAAAGAATTTGCACGCGCGATAGCAGAAAAAATAGCGGAAGATAATCCTAAAACAATCACGACGGAATTGAACATAAAAAAAAGGGGTAGGCGTACCTTTATCGATTATCTGCGCAATGGATTCGGGGCAACTGCCGTTGCGCCCTACGCTGTCCGGCCAATCGCGGGAGCCCCGGTCGCAACGCCACTTTCATGGCAAGAACTCGATAAGATTAAATCTGCGCAACAATTTACGATAAAGAATATCTTTAAGAGGCTCGATTCAATCAAAGATCCATGGAAAGATTTTTTTAAAGTGAGGCAGTCGATTAAGAAGTAA